The Rattus rattus isolate New Zealand chromosome X, Rrattus_CSIRO_v1, whole genome shotgun sequence genome has a window encoding:
- the Znf185 gene encoding LOW QUALITY PROTEIN: zinc finger protein 185 (The sequence of the model RefSeq protein was modified relative to this genomic sequence to represent the inferred CDS: inserted 2 bases in 2 codons; deleted 1 base in 1 codon; substituted 1 base at 1 genomic stop codon), whose translation MSISSLGDIGKGRPLPSGEEERXNILKQMKVLTTLKGXPELITKHDNXEDHTKEPLSSQNRATSFSSVRDESNVRSPNTRAPAGYIIRGVFTRTIDSSSHSQHHPSKTNGAARSASGQLGTANSGRPLQSPGYKMTTEDYKKLAPYNIRCSSISGTEEEEVPFTPDEQKRRSQAAIGVLRKTAPREHSYVLSAAKKTTSSPTQELQKPFIAKRVDVVDEDVLPEKRQEPRALTRHAPGLSLTTEKIVHLQISTPRAGLHLVAPDLEALSTPDAREKKNTAPKIINALQEIHGDSNVASQQLADLSIPKPQSSPSEPQQQIKVEDYTNNQKSPSSSIATVTVSNTSEQSQLTVPGASSEVDSSSTIKGILFVKEYMNASEVSSGKPVFSHCDSTSCIEDSLDLAKKAPRDGTPPSDRPTEGVCTYCSCEIQDCPKITLEHLGICCHEYCFKCEICNKPMGDLLDQIFIHRDTIHCGKCYEKLF comes from the exons CACCAAGCATGACA CTGAGGACCATACCAA AGAGCCGTTGTCAAGTCAAAACCGAGCTACATCCTTCTCATCTGTGAGAGATGAGTCAAATGTCAG GTCTCCAAACACAAGGGCTCCAGCTGGTTATATCATCCG GGGAGTGTTCACCCGAACAATAGATAGTTCTTCTCACTCCCAGCATCACCCTTCTAAGACCAATGGCGCTGCAAGAAG TGCTTCTGGGCAGCTGGGAACAGCTAATTCTGGTCGTCCTCTTCAGTCGCCTGGCTATAAGATGACTACAGAAGATTATAAGAAGCT AGCCCCGTACAACATCAGGTGCAGCTCCATATCAGggactgaggaagaggaggtgccATTCACCCCAGATGAGCAGAAACGGAG GTCCCAAGCTGCAATTGGTGTTCTCAGGAAGACAGCACCACGGGAGCACTCTTATGTCCTTTCAGCAGCTAAGAAGACCACTAG CAGTCCTACCCAGGAACTGCAG AAGCCATTTATTGCAAAAAG GGTTGATGTGGTAGATGAGGACGTGCTTCCTGAAAAGAGACAAGAACCACGTGCTCTGACAAGACATGCTCCTGGCTTAAG CTTGACAACTGAGAAGATTGTCCATCTGCAGATCTCAACCCCCAGAGCAGGACTCCACCTGGTGGCCCCAGACCTGGAAGCCCTGAG CACTCCAGATGCTCGTGAGAAGAAAAATACAGCCCCCAAGATCATCAACGCCTTACAGGAGATACATGGTGACTCAAATGTGGCTTCTCAACAACTTGCAGATCTCAGCATTCCAAAGCCACAGAGTAGCCCCAGCGAACCCCAGCAGCAAATCAAAGTAGAGGACTATACCAACAA tCAGAAAAGCCCTTCAAGCAGCATTGCCACTGTTACCGTCTCCAACACCTCCGAACAATCTCAATTGACTGTTCCTGGTGCCTCAAGTGAGGTGGACTCCAGCTCAACTAT CAAAGGGATTCTCTTCGTGAAGGAATACATGAATGCTAGTGAAGTGTCTTCTGGGAAGCCAGTGTTTTCACACTGTGACAG TACCAGCTGCATTGAAGATTCATTGGATCTGGCAAAGAAAGCCCCCCGTGATGGCACTCCACCTTCTGACAG ACCAACTGAAGGGGTCTGTACTTACTGTAGCTGTGAGATCCAAGACTGTCCGAAGATTACCCTTGAACATCTTGGCATCTGCTGCCATGAGTATTGTTTTAAG tGTGAGATTTGCAATAAACCAATGGGAGATCTCCTAGATCAGATCTTCATTCACCGTGACACCATCCACTGTGGGAAATGCTATGAGAAGCTCTTCTAG